ATGTAGGACATAATCAAGGTGGTTTCTATCCAGAAATTCCCAGACTAGACTATACAAATGACTCAGAAGATAATTTTGATGGGATTGCCGAGCTAACATTTGCTAGTGACGCAGATCGTCAGACATGGTTTACAGCCTCAGCCATCCTCATGGATGACGAACATAACCTATTTCGTAAAGCCATCGGTTACAACAGCAATCCTGGCAATTCTATTACATACATAGATAGAATACCTACAGGCGATCCCAACGGCGAAAGTGGCGCGATCAAATTTCACGTCATGGTGAAAAAAGCCAATGGTGCAAGTACGGAAGCTTTTCGGCGTTATTTCACCGAAACTTTTGCCCCTAAAGTTAGCAGTAGTGATTCCATCCTCAAATTCCGACTACATTTATTTGAAGAAGTAGATAATTCTCGTCCAGATGCAGCAGGAGTTGGTCATTATGAACCAGCCGAAAAGCAATATCATGCAGCTTATGAAATTGCCTTTGCTAATCATCTAGAAAGAGAAAAGTTTTTCGCATCTTCTGAATATTTAGCAGCAGTAAAAGATGCCGCTAAATATATTAAACAAATCCAACCATTTCCTGAAAGATCAGCTTATACCTTTGTTTATGAAGGTGATATGACTCTGGCTGGAAAACGCAGTTCCTCCGTAGCAGAACTGATCACAGAAATTGGTGCAGTTAATCAAATTCAAGAAGACATAGAATCTCTCATGCTAAATCAAACTCTTTACAGTCAACAAACCAACGGATCTTCTTCCCAAACCAGCCAAAACCAGCCAAAAGCAATGAAAAAAAGAACAAGTTATTATACTGGCTTATCAGCCGATTATTCTCGTCCCGGTTTAGTTACTCCTTACGTAGCCAAAAAACTGATCGAGGATGGAGAAAGAATTGTAGCGATGAAAGAACCAAAATTACCAGAAATTGGTCCGTATTACACCCTCGCACAAATAGAACAAGAAAACAGAGATTGGTGGCCTACCCATTGTGAAGCCTTAAGACAAGGAAGAGGCGATATCTTAACTGGAGAATATCGTGATGATCTAGTTTATTTTTGTCAGGATGGACCATACCAAGGTTTAGAACAACAAAAAGAAAGAGAAAAACATTGGTGGGCTTTAATTGCTCAACCAGGAGTGACAATGTGCTGGCCAATTGTCATGTTTTTTGGTGAACATACTTACTTTGAATGGAAGTGTGTGGATGATGAAACCAACGAAACATTAGCTAAAGGTAATGTAACTTGGGTGCGTCGTGGACATCGTGGTGCTTGCTATTTGAAGACAGAGCAACTAACTTTCTATCGTGATGTTTTTGCTGCTAATGAATTATTGACTTTGATCACTACTGCTTAAAATGCAACAGGAGCGAGTGGACAAAAACGCGGTTTTGGATGACCTTGAACTTCAAAAAGGTCTAAAACAAATTAATCCCAAATTTGGTGATTTTGTCATTCGGGTCGCAGGTGAAGGTTGGGGTTTGCCATTAATTGACCAAAAAACTAAGGCTTTGATTACCATCGCTATTGATGTTGTTAATCAGGATCATAGAGGTCCTGGCAACCCTTTCGCTGCTCATGTAAACATGGCTCTCCAGCAAGGTGCAACTCGCGCAGAAATTGAAGAACTGCTTTTGTTTCTTTGTCCTTATGCGGGATTCAATAAAGTTGCGGCTTGCTTTGCTAACCTGAATTTGATTTTTGATCATGCAAATAGCACACCAAGGATAGCAGAAATGCTGACAATGAGTAGAAAGGCAATCACAGCAGATTATTCAGACCGGGATCAAGAAGGGAAAGTCGCCTTTTATGTACTCCTGTGGAAAAGACACGGCATCTCTCTAGAGCTTTTTGATAACTATTGGAAAGACGTACATGGGCCAGTTTGTGCCAGATTACCTGGACAACATCAATATTGGCAGTTTCATGTAGCTCATAACCAAGGTGGATTCTGTCCAGAGATTCCTGGTTTAGACGATACAACAGACTCAGAAGATAACTTTGATGGTATTGCCGAGTTAACATTTGCCAGTGATGCAGACCGTCAAAAATGGTTTACAGCTTCTGCCATTCTGATGGATGATGAACACAACTTATTCCGCAAAGCCATCGGTTATAACAGCAGTCCTGGCAATTCTATTACATACATAGATAGGATTCCTAACGGCGATCCCAACGGCGAAGTTGGCGCAATCAAATTTCACGTCATGGTGAAAAAAGCTAATGGTGCAAGTACAGAAGCTTTTCGACGTTATCTCACCGAAACTTTTGCCCCCAAAGTTAGCAGTAGTGATTCCGTCCTCAAATTCCGACTACATTTATTTGAAGAAGTAGATAATTCTCGTCCAGATGCAGCAGGAGTTGGTCATTATGAACCAGCCGAAAAGCAATATCATGCAGCTTATGAAATTGCCTTTGCTAATCATCTAGAAAGAGAGAAATTTTTTGCCTCTTCCGAGTATTCAGCAGCCATAAAAGATGCCGCTAAATATATTCAACAAATTCAGCCATTTCCCGAAAGAACAGCTTATACCTTTGTTTACGATGGTCAAATGACCCTGGCAGGTCAACGGAGTGCCAAAGTAGCAGAGTTAATTACTAAAATTGGAGCTGCTAATCAAATCAAAAATGATATTGTTACCTTAATGGTTGGTGGTCAAACTAATGGCAAAGGTTTAATCAACAATGGTCAAACTGATTTAAAGCATACCCCCTTGACTACTTCTGGTTTAGGTCATTTGTTGCAAGGCGTTCAACACGTCGGTGTCACAGTTGATGACATGAAACAATCCCTCGAATTTTACACAGAAATATTAGGAGGGAAATTAGTTGCTGGTGAAAATGAGTTAGTCGGTGATGTCATTCAAAATACTCTTTTTCAACAAGAAGAACTAGATGCGATCGCCAAAGGTATTGATCCAAAAAACCTAACTATTCCCCATCTCAGAAGCACCAAAGAAGACGCATTAGATGTCAAGTTTATTTCTTTTGGTAACACCGCTGTAGAACTAATCTACTTCCGAGAAGCGGGTAAACCTCATGCCTCTCATGCTTCAGTTCCTACCATTCCTTCCCACATTGGTAATGTCAATGCCATGCACATTTCTTTCAACGTCAAAGAAGGCGTTGATTTGAATGTTTTTGCCAATATGTTAGAAGCAGAATGTCATAAAAGAGGGATGACAAACGTCGTTTGTAACCGAGTTGTCCACGTCAAATCTGAAGCCGAAAGAAGAGCCGTTGCCCTCAGATATAATTCTTTTAAATTTTGGAACGAACCAGAGTCTTTAGCAGCAGGAGAACCAGAAATAGATTGGAGTCATGACCCAATGGAAGGTTGGTCTTTGTTCTACTGCAAAGGACCAAATGGGGAACAATTGGAATTTAACCAAGTTACCCGTAAAGTTAAAACCAGCTTCCAAAAAGGAATGGCAGAATATAACCAAGCCAACGGCACTACATTCACCTTTCCAGAAGCAATAGTTACCAACTTCAATCACACAGGAAACGGCCAACATCCTCAAATTGACCAGATGCAAAATCACAACTCTGGCAATTTAACAGCAACCAATAATGGAACTATCTCCATGTCCAAACAATTTCCCGGAACAAATACAGACTTAGTAAAGCGATTATTCTCCAGAGGGGAAGCCTTTGATGCCGAAGGTTTCATTGCTTTTTTTACAGATACACCAGTTTATCAATTTGGTAACTTTGATGTCTGTTTGAATAAAGAAGCCATCAAAAAATCAGCCGATGCTTTCTTTAGTCAAATTGATGCGGTTTACCACGAAATCAAAATGATCTGGGAAGTCGGCAACGTCGTCTTCGTAGAAATGGATGTTCTCTATTGGCGTAAAGATGGCTCAGTTATCTCACTTCCTTGTAGTGACATCTTCCGAGTTGAAGGAGATAAATTCAGCGAACTGCGGATTTTTATGGATGTAAATCCCGTATTTAACCCTACAATTCCTGTGCCTAAATCTGCTTCTGTGTTAACAGTTAGCAAAGGACAAAAAATGGTTCCTCCCGACACCATGAGGAGACATTTTGCCGAACATCCTGAAGGTAAACAAAGAGTAGCCCAAGGATTTATTCCTAAATGGTCAATTGCCGGGCCAAAATGGCCTATAGATGGTGTTCAACCGCCATCACCACAATTACAAGTAGTTGGGGAACTATCAGCCGCAATCATGGCTGAAGATTGGGAAAAAGTCAAAACTTACCTGACAGATGACCTGTTTTATAAGGTTGGTTCAGGTGAGCCAATGTATGGACCCAATGCAGTTGTAGATTTCTTTAAACACACCTTTAAAACTACTGCTAAGTTTTATGGTCATGATGCTCGAAAAATTTGGATAGAACCAGACATCATCACCATTGAAATGGACGCTAAATATGAAATGGTGGGCAGTAAGAAACACGTGGTAGTTGCCTGTTGTGATATCTATCGGATGCGGGGAAATAAGGTCAGTGAATGGCGAGTTTATGCTGATATGACCCCGTGGCAAAACTGAACTGAAATCATTTAGGAGAATAGTTATGTCACATAAAGTAATAGACCTATTACAAGCAGCTTTTGATCAACCCAATCTACAACAGCAACTGCATTCTGCTAATACGGCTGAACAGTTTGTCAAGATTGCTAGAGAAAACGGCTATGAATTAAGTCAGCAAGAATTGGCAGCAGCACTTGGCAAAGTTCATATGGTTTTTGGCCAAGTTGTGGAGTCAATGATGGGTGATTTGATGGCACAAGGCGCAACTGATAATGCCGAAACTGCCAGCATAGAGAGTATTTCTGGAACTAATACAGACTTAGTAAAACGCTTGTTTTCCAGAGGTGAAGCTTTTGATGCTGAAGGTTTCATTACTTTCTTTACCGACACACCAGTTTATCAATTTGGTAATTTTGATGTCTGTTTAAATAAAGCAGATATTAAAAAATCAGCCGATGCTTTCTTTAGTCAAATTGATGCCGTATACCACGAGATCAAAATGATCTGGGAAGAAGGAGATGCGGTATTCGTAGAAATGGACGTGACATACTGGCGCAAAGATGGCTCAGTTGTTTCACTGCCTTGTTTTGATATCTTCCGAGTTGAGGAAGATAAATTCAGTGAATTGCGGATTTTTATGGATGTAAATCCTGTATTTAATCCCTCAATTCCCGTTCCTGAATCTGCTTCTGTATTAACAGTTAGCAAAGGACAGCAAATGCTTCCTCCCGGCACAATGAGAAGACATTTTGCCGAACATCCTGAAGGTAAACAAAGAGTATCTCAAGGATTTATTCCTAAATGGTCAATTGCCGGACCAAAGTGGTCAGTAGATGGGAATATGGAAATGCCGTCAGAACAGTTACAAGTAGTTGGGGAACTATCAGCCGCAATCATGGCGGAAGATTGGGAAAAAGTCAAAACTTACCTGACAGATGATCTATTTTATAAAGTTGGTTCAGGTGAGCCAATGTATGGACCAAATGCAGTTGTAGACTTCTTTAAACACACCTTTAAAACTACTGCTAAGTTTTATGGTCATGAGGCTCGAAAAATTTGGATAGAGCCAGACATCATCACCATTGAAATGGACGCTGAATATGAAATGGTGGGCAGTAAGAAACACGTGACAGTAGCTTGCTGTGATATCTATCGAATGCGGGGCAACAAGGTCAGCGAATGGCGCGTTTATGCTGATATGTCTCCTTGGGGTGAAGCTGCTGGTAAATCCGTTGCGCTGGATAAAGAAAAGGCTTCCCAAGTGTTTCCAGTAATTGTGGTATTTGAAGTCGAAACATGGAAACAACAAGAGATTTTAAAGAGCATTGTTGATTACATGGAAAACCACGTTAAATACCAACCAGGCTTTATTTCCTCCACTTTGCACAGAAGTTTAGATGGTACTAGAGTGATCAACTATTCCCAGTGGGAAAGCCCAGAATTCTTTAAGAAATCCATTGATGGTAAAATGCGATCGCTCGAACCAAAAATATTCCAAGAAATCTCTCCAGACGGACATCTATACGAGATTTATCACCAAGCCACAGCTTAAAGTTACCCCAAATCAAGAAATTTATTGATCTGCAATATTCTTGATTTAAGCAGCATTAACTAGGGGTAAACGGTTGTTTACCCTTACCTCTAAACTATTGTATTTTTTCACTCTGTCATACAGTTTTTACAATTCTCTTAATTTTCCAAATCACCAAGGATTAAAATTTAGATGACAGCTACTAGTAAAGGTAAAATCGGTGTACTCGTTGAAGAACATTTTGACGGCACAGAGTTCCGCCGTTTTAATGAATATTTTCCTGAACAGGGTTATGAAGTAGAGTATATTTCCCATCTTTGGGGCAACAAAGAACTACACTTTGGTTCCAACCCCGAAAATGATCAAGTAGAATATCATGTCACTGTCAGCACAGAAGTTAAAGACGTAAAACCCAGCGACTATAAAGGCATTATTTGTATCGGAGCCTATGCAATGGATAGACTCCGATATGAAGTCAATGTCAAAAAAGGGCAAAAAAATCAAGCTCCAGCCGTGGTTTTTCTGCGTGATGCCGTCGCTGAAGATAAAGTTAAATTAGGGACAATTTGCCATAGCTTATGGCTATTTTGTGCAGATCCAGACCTAATTAAAGGTAAAAAAGTCACCTGCGCTCATAACATCATCTGTGATGTAGAAAATGCTGGAGCAGATGTTATTTATGAAGGTGATGTTACTACAGATTTAGTCATTGATGGTAATCTGATTACAGGCAAACATCCCGGCATGGTTGACCAATTTATGGAAATTTTTGTCCAAGAAATTGAAAAAAATTAGTCCTGTACGTACGTAATTTAACCCAATCAATTCTTAACAAAACGAGGATATCTTATGACTACCAAGGTAGATTTTACCTTTTCTGACCTCATCGCTGGCTACGTTACCGAATATGACGGTAATAGCGATACCTTTGGACTAAAAACTTCTGATGGCAGAGAATTTGAAGTTAAAATCAGTCCCATGGCCTATGCGAAGTTAATTCAAAACTTTGATGAAGGCTATCCTGATGCAACTGCCAGCATGAGAGCTATGCTATTACCAGGAAGGTATTTGTTTACATACGGGGTATTTTATCCAGATAAAGATATCTTTGATGCTAAACAGATAGTTTTTGCTGGTCGTCAGAAAACAGATTACGTTTTCGAGAAACAAGATTGGTGGATAAAACAGGTGAATGCTTTAGGTAAATTTTACCTCAAAGCTCAATTTGGCGATGGTGACTACGACTACCGCAGGTATCGCACTACTTTAAATCTCAGTGGTGTACAATCAACCACCAATTTCCGCCAAGAAACCGATACTATTTCTCGTCTAGTCTATGGTTTTGCGACTGCTTTCTTGATGACAGGGAATGATAGCTTCCTCAAAGCTGCTGAAAATGGGACTGAGTACCTGCGGGAACACATGAGGTTTGTAGACTTAGACGAAGGGATTGTCTACTGGTATCACGGTATTGATGTCAAGGGAGAAAAAGAAGATAAAATCTTTGCTTCTGAATTTGGGGATGATTACTATGCTATCCCTGCTTATGAACAAATTTACGCCCTAGCGGGTCCGATTCAAACCTATCGGTGTACTGGTGATCCCCGCATTATGGATGACACGGAGAAAACCATTAAGCTATTTAACGAGTTTCTACTCGATAAAAGTGAACAGGGCGGATATTTCTCTCACCTCGATCCATTGACATTAGATCCTCTCAGCGACTCATTAGGACAGAACAAGGGAACAAAAAACTGGAACTCCGTCGGTGATCATGCTCCAGCTTACCTAATTAACCTGTGGTTAGCGACAGGTAAACAAGAATATGCTGATATGTTGGAGTCTACTTTTGACACTATCGAAAAGCATTTCCCTGACGACGAAAATAGTCCATTTGTCCAAGAACGTTTCTTCCAAGACTGGTCTAAAGACACATCTTGGGGTTGGCAACAAAACCGCGCTGTCGTCGGTCACAACCTGAAAATTGCCTGGAATTTGATGCGGATGCAAAGCCTCAAAGCTAAGGATAGCTATGTCAATCTCGCTCAAAAAATTGCTGATGTCATGCCAGCAGTGGGTAGTGATCAGCAACGTGGTGGCTGGTACGACGTTGTAGAACGCACCCTAGCAGAAGGTGAAGAGCATTATCGCTTTGTTTGGCATGATCGCAAAGCTTGGTGGCAACAGGAACAAGCTATCTTAGCCTATCAAATTCTCGCAGGTATTCTGGATAACAAAGAATATCACCGCTTGGCTCGTGAATCCGCAGCATTTTATAACGCTTGGTTCTTAGATTTAGAAGAGGGTGGGGTTTATTTCAACGTTTTAGCTAACGGTATTCCCTATCTAGCTGGGGGTAACGAACGGGGTAAAGGTTCTCACTCCATGAGTGGTTATCACTCCTTTGAATTATGTTATTTAGCAGCAGTTTATACAAACCTGCTAATTACTAAGCAGCCTATGGACTTCTACTTTAAGCCTATTCCCGGTGGATTCCCTGACGATATTCTGCGAGTATCACCTGATATTTTACCACCCGGTAGCGTAAAAATTGGTAAGTGCGAAATTGACGGCGAACCTTATAGCAATTTCGATGCAGAAGCTTTAACTGTCACATTACCCAAAACCAGCGAACGGGTTAAAGTTAAGGTACAGATTGTGCCTGTATAACTAGAGAGAGAAAAAAGGGAGGAGTGTTTCTCACCTCTTCCCCATATCTAAGTATAAATCTACCGGAAGTTGGCAAGATGGAAGAAACTAAAATTGAGATTAATATCACAACGATTGAAGACATAAACATAGTTGTGGTGAAGGGTGATATAGATGCCAGTACAGCACAATCGGTGACAAAAAAAGTTTTACCACTAGTAGAACCAGGAAGTAAAATTCTGCTCGATATGACTGCTGTACCTTATATGTCCAGTGCGGGTTTGCGAACTTTGTTAAGTGTACATCGGCAAGCAGCATCCAAAGAAGGAAAACTGGTGCTTGTGGGTTTGGTACAAGATGTTAAAGATACAATGGATGTAACTGGATTCCTAGAACATTTTGTCACTACTGAAAACCTGGAAGCAGGATTAGCAGCCCTCAAATAAGGAAAAGTTTAATGGAAAGAATTGATGTTCATCCAACGCATACTTATGAAGGGTTTAAATTACGCAACGGAAAACCATTTCCGTTTGGTGCAACCCTAGTTCCAGGAGGGGTTAACTTCTCGATCTTTTCGAGTTATGCCAAATCCTGTACTCTAGTTCTATTTGAAAGACACGCCAAGAAACCATTAGCAGAAATTCCTTTTCCTGAAGAATTTCGGATTGGTAATGTTTATTGCATGACTGTCTTTGACCTGGATTATGAAAATCTGGAATATGGCTATCGGATGGATGGTCCGAATAGTTTCCAGGAAGGTCATTGGTTTGATACTAGCAAAGTCTTGATGGACCCCTACGCCAAGATTATTGGTGGTCGGGATGTTTGGGGTGTAACTCCAGACTGGAATGATATTTATCACCATCGGGCGAGAATTGCTTTTGATGATTTTGACTGGGAAAATGATCGTCCGTTGGAAATTCCCCCAGAGGATCAAGTCATCTATGAAATGCACGTTCGCAGTTTTACCCGTCATCCTTCATCTGGTGTGAAAGACAAGCATCAGGGAACATTTGCGGGTATCAGGGACAAAATTTCTTATCTCAAAGAGTTGGGTGTCAACGCTGTGGAGTTGATGCCTATTTATGAGTTTGATGAGTTTGAAAACAGTCGTCCTAATCCCCAAACTGGCGAAACTCTATATAATTACTGGGGTTACAGTACCGTTGGTTTTTTTGCCCCCAAGGCTGGTTATGCGGCTACGGGCAAATTTGGGATGCAGGTGGATGAGTTAAAAACACTGGTTAAAGAATTACATAAAAACGGGATTGAGGTAATTCTTGATGTAGTTTTCAACCACACGGCTGAAGGTAATGAGCATGGTCCGACAATTTCTTTTCGAGGGATTGATAATAAGATCTACTATATGCTGACCCCAGAAGGGTATTATTACAACTTTAGCGGGACTGGTAATACTCTCAACTGTAATAACCCCATTGTTCGCGGTATAGTTTTAGATTGTCTGCGTTACTGGGCTTCAGAATATCATATTGATGGCTTCCGATTTGACTTGGCGGCTATTTTAGGTCGTGACCCTTGGGGCGCACCTTTAGCAAATCCACCTCTGCTTGAATCTTTGGCCTTTGACCCGATTTTGGCTAAGTGTAAACTGATTGCTGAAGCTTGGGATGCTGGCGGTTTATACCAAGTAGGTTCTTTCCCAGCTTACGGACGTTGGGCAGAATGGAATGGTAAATACCGTGATGGTATTCGTAAGTTTTTGAAGGGTGATGGTACGGTTGGGGATGCTGCTCAACGTTTGCAAGGCTCTCCTGATTTGTATGCTTGGTCTGGCCGCGCTCCGGCAACATCAATTAATTTCATTACGGCACACGATGGTTTCACCATGATGGATCTGTTTTCCTACGATGGGAAACATAATGAGGCTAATGGTGAAAATAATAACGATGGCACTAATGATAATGATAGCTGGAACTGTGGTTGGGAAGGTCAAACAGATGATCCAGGTATCAATGCTTTACGCCGTCGGCAAATTAAAAATGCCCTGGCTATGCTGATGGTAAGTCAAGGTGTACCCATGATTCTCATGGGTGATGAAGTGGGACGCACTCAGTATGGTAATAATAATACTTATTGCCACGATAATGACTTAAACTGGTTAGACTGGAAACTATTAGAAACTAATGCAGATTTGTTTAAGTTTTTTAAACACTGTATTGCTTTCCGTAATCTCCACCCAGTGTTAAGAAGTCCCTGGCATTTCCAGAACCGCGATTATGTGGGCAGTGGTTATGCAGATATCACTTGGCATGGCACACAGGCATGGAATGCAGATTGGTCTGATTCTAACCGCAGTCTGGCTTTTATGCTTTGTGGAAAACACGCCAAGCAAGGCACAGTGGAAGATAATTATATCTACGTGGCTATGAATATGCACTGGGAATCTATGTGGTTTGAACTTCCTGGCTTGCCTTTAGGCATGAATTGGCATATTTTTGCGAATACTGGGGCTACAACACCGCATGATAGTTGGCAACCTGGGACTGAACCAATGTTAGAAAATCAATCGGGGTTGCTTTTGGGCGATCGCTCTATGGCAATTTTGGTAGGTAAGTAAATTCAAGTTTGGCAAAGTTAAATTTGCCAACTTTCAACTTTCAACTACTTTTTTGTAATTCAAATACTAACAGGAAATTATGGCTTTAGAAGTAACGCTACAAACAAGTGAAGATATCGCTCAAATTACCTTAGTTGGAGAACTGGATGCTAGTACAGCAACAGTT
The window above is part of the Dolichospermum sp. DET69 genome. Proteins encoded here:
- a CDS encoding DJ-1/PfpI family protein: MTATSKGKIGVLVEEHFDGTEFRRFNEYFPEQGYEVEYISHLWGNKELHFGSNPENDQVEYHVTVSTEVKDVKPSDYKGIICIGAYAMDRLRYEVNVKKGQKNQAPAVVFLRDAVAEDKVKLGTICHSLWLFCADPDLIKGKKVTCAHNIICDVENAGADVIYEGDVTTDLVIDGNLITGKHPGMVDQFMEIFVQEIEKN
- the glgX gene encoding glycogen debranching protein GlgX, which translates into the protein MERIDVHPTHTYEGFKLRNGKPFPFGATLVPGGVNFSIFSSYAKSCTLVLFERHAKKPLAEIPFPEEFRIGNVYCMTVFDLDYENLEYGYRMDGPNSFQEGHWFDTSKVLMDPYAKIIGGRDVWGVTPDWNDIYHHRARIAFDDFDWENDRPLEIPPEDQVIYEMHVRSFTRHPSSGVKDKHQGTFAGIRDKISYLKELGVNAVELMPIYEFDEFENSRPNPQTGETLYNYWGYSTVGFFAPKAGYAATGKFGMQVDELKTLVKELHKNGIEVILDVVFNHTAEGNEHGPTISFRGIDNKIYYMLTPEGYYYNFSGTGNTLNCNNPIVRGIVLDCLRYWASEYHIDGFRFDLAAILGRDPWGAPLANPPLLESLAFDPILAKCKLIAEAWDAGGLYQVGSFPAYGRWAEWNGKYRDGIRKFLKGDGTVGDAAQRLQGSPDLYAWSGRAPATSINFITAHDGFTMMDLFSYDGKHNEANGENNNDGTNDNDSWNCGWEGQTDDPGINALRRRQIKNALAMLMVSQGVPMILMGDEVGRTQYGNNNTYCHDNDLNWLDWKLLETNADLFKFFKHCIAFRNLHPVLRSPWHFQNRDYVGSGYADITWHGTQAWNADWSDSNRSLAFMLCGKHAKQGTVEDNYIYVAMNMHWESMWFELPGLPLGMNWHIFANTGATTPHDSWQPGTEPMLENQSGLLLGDRSMAILVGK
- a CDS encoding AGE family epimerase/isomerase, whose translation is MTTKVDFTFSDLIAGYVTEYDGNSDTFGLKTSDGREFEVKISPMAYAKLIQNFDEGYPDATASMRAMLLPGRYLFTYGVFYPDKDIFDAKQIVFAGRQKTDYVFEKQDWWIKQVNALGKFYLKAQFGDGDYDYRRYRTTLNLSGVQSTTNFRQETDTISRLVYGFATAFLMTGNDSFLKAAENGTEYLREHMRFVDLDEGIVYWYHGIDVKGEKEDKIFASEFGDDYYAIPAYEQIYALAGPIQTYRCTGDPRIMDDTEKTIKLFNEFLLDKSEQGGYFSHLDPLTLDPLSDSLGQNKGTKNWNSVGDHAPAYLINLWLATGKQEYADMLESTFDTIEKHFPDDENSPFVQERFFQDWSKDTSWGWQQNRAVVGHNLKIAWNLMRMQSLKAKDSYVNLAQKIADVMPAVGSDQQRGGWYDVVERTLAEGEEHYRFVWHDRKAWWQQEQAILAYQILAGILDNKEYHRLARESAAFYNAWFLDLEEGGVYFNVLANGIPYLAGGNERGKGSHSMSGYHSFELCYLAAVYTNLLITKQPMDFYFKPIPGGFPDDILRVSPDILPPGSVKIGKCEIDGEPYSNFDAEALTVTLPKTSERVKVKVQIVPV
- a CDS encoding STAS domain-containing protein; translation: MEINITTIEDINIVVVKGDIDASTAQSVTKKVLPLVEPGSKILLDMTAVPYMSSAGLRTLLSVHRQAASKEGKLVLVGLVQDVKDTMDVTGFLEHFVTTENLEAGLAALK
- a CDS encoding nuclear transport factor 2 family protein, whose product is MSHKVIDLLQAAFDQPNLQQQLHSANTAEQFVKIARENGYELSQQELAAALGKVHMVFGQVVESMMGDLMAQGATDNAETASIESISGTNTDLVKRLFSRGEAFDAEGFITFFTDTPVYQFGNFDVCLNKADIKKSADAFFSQIDAVYHEIKMIWEEGDAVFVEMDVTYWRKDGSVVSLPCFDIFRVEEDKFSELRIFMDVNPVFNPSIPVPESASVLTVSKGQQMLPPGTMRRHFAEHPEGKQRVSQGFIPKWSIAGPKWSVDGNMEMPSEQLQVVGELSAAIMAEDWEKVKTYLTDDLFYKVGSGEPMYGPNAVVDFFKHTFKTTAKFYGHEARKIWIEPDIITIEMDAEYEMVGSKKHVTVACCDIYRMRGNKVSEWRVYADMSPWGEAAGKSVALDKEKASQVFPVIVVFEVETWKQQEILKSIVDYMENHVKYQPGFISSTLHRSLDGTRVINYSQWESPEFFKKSIDGKMRSLEPKIFQEISPDGHLYEIYHQATA
- a CDS encoding EthD domain-containing protein, encoding MLSAINNAIKTDYSARDQKGKVAFYVLLWKRQGISLELFDDYWRDVHGPVCARLPGQHQYWQFHVGHNQGGFYPEIPRLDYTNDSEDNFDGIAELTFASDADRQTWFTASAILMDDEHNLFRKAIGYNSNPGNSITYIDRIPTGDPNGESGAIKFHVMVKKANGASTEAFRRYFTETFAPKVSSSDSILKFRLHLFEEVDNSRPDAAGVGHYEPAEKQYHAAYEIAFANHLEREKFFASSEYLAAVKDAAKYIKQIQPFPERSAYTFVYEGDMTLAGKRSSSVAELITEIGAVNQIQEDIESLMLNQTLYSQQTNGSSSQTSQNQPKAMKKRTSYYTGLSADYSRPGLVTPYVAKKLIEDGERIVAMKEPKLPEIGPYYTLAQIEQENRDWWPTHCEALRQGRGDILTGEYRDDLVYFCQDGPYQGLEQQKEREKHWWALIAQPGVTMCWPIVMFFGEHTYFEWKCVDDETNETLAKGNVTWVRRGHRGACYLKTEQLTFYRDVFAANELLTLITTA
- a CDS encoding nuclear transport factor 2 family protein, coding for MDVNPVFNPTIPVPKSASVLTVSKGQKMVPPDTMRRHFAEHPEGKQRVAQGFIPKWSIAGPKWPIDGVQPPSPQLQVVGELSAAIMAEDWEKVKTYLTDDLFYKVGSGEPMYGPNAVVDFFKHTFKTTAKFYGHDARKIWIEPDIITIEMDAKYEMVGSKKHVVVACCDIYRMRGNKVSEWRVYADMTPWQN